TCGAGCAGGTGCAGCACCTGCAGCACCTCGCTGCGGGTCGAAATCGCCTCGCCGATGAAGCGATACAGCCCGCGCGTGCGCATCGGCACCGTTCCGCGCCGCTCGAGCTGTTCGACGAAACTCGCCGTGCGGACGGAAAGCCGGTCAACGATTCGCTCGTAGTATTCCATCGCCGCGCTCTGCGCCACGATCAGCGAAACGATGCCCGCGCGCGCCGGCGTCAGCCGATCGACCCTGAGCACGCCCTCGACGATGCCGGTGGAAAAGCCCGGGTCCTCGAGCACCGAGTAGTCTTCGCGGATAACTTGCGCGGTCAGCTTCGGCCCCGTCGTGAAGAGCCGCGTCAGTTCGGCCTCGCGCCGTTCGGCCGCAATGTCGTAAGCGACCACCGCACCGAACGGGAAGGCGTAGATGCCGCCTTCGGGCTCGAGCGGCGCATAGAGTTCGTGCGCGGAGATTTTGGCCTGCGGAAAGACCGGCGCAAGCTGCCTGAGAGTCAGATTTTCTTCGAAAGCGATCGCGTAGAACTGGTGAAGCCGC
The window above is part of the Candidatus Binataceae bacterium genome. Proteins encoded here:
- a CDS encoding RMD1 family protein; this translates as MAARLHQFYAIAFEENLTLRQLAPVFPQAKISAHELYAPLEPEGGIYAFPFGAVVAYDIAAERREAELTRLFTTGPKLTAQVIREDYSVLEDPGFSTGIVEGVLRVDRLTPARAGIVSLIVAQSAAMEYYERIVDRLSVRTASFVEQLERRGTVPMRTRGLYRFIGEAISTRSEVLQVLHLLDKPEAAWEDPEMDRIYGDLRAEFDLVDRYRALELKLRAVQEALELLAEVAQDRRVLLLETIVVILILIEVVMPIMIEVVMPRFGHR